CactacaacattatataatgtcaTCTAATGATAAATTTATTCTTAAAGAACAATCGCGCCCCGATGGAGTCAAATATGCTGAAATGGTGCTTCAGAAGCCTCTAGACAGAGAGCAGCATCCACGACTGTCTCTCATTCTCACAGCGGTCGACGGAGGAAACCCTCAAAGATCTGGTAACATGAAAATAGAAGTCACTGTACTAGATGCAAATGACAACGCACCAGTATTTAACCAGTCAGTTTACAGGGCAACAGTAAAAGAAAATTCACCTAAGGAAACCTATATTACAATTGTTAATGCTAGTGATGCAGACAGTGGTGCAAATAGTTTGATTTCATACAGTTTTGCTAATTTTAAAGGgaatataaatgacatttttaaaattgatGAAAATACAGGTGTTATAACTCTAACTGGAATGCTTGACTATGAAAAAGCAAAGAAATACGAAATTGACATCGAAGCAAAGGACCAAGGCGGATTGGGAAACTCGGCTAAAGTCATAGTTGATTTAATTGATGTTAATGATAATGCACCAGTTATCAGTGTTATGTCATTTTCAAGCCCAGTGACTGAAGACGCACCTCTTGGAACAACTATCGCTATTTTCAGTGTCAAAGATGCAGATGCAGGAGACAATGGGCAGGTCGTcagtacaataaataaaaatattccaTTTAAATTACAATCCTCACTGAGGAATTATTACACTTTAGTCACTGATGCTGCTTTAGATCGAGAACGTGTGGCAGATTATAATATCACAATCACAGCGACAGATTCAGGGTCTCCTGAGCTTTCCAATCAAAAAAccttaaaattgaaaatatcaGATGTTAATGACAATCCGCCCAGGTTTCAAAAGAGTGTTTACACTGCATATGTTACTGAAAATAATTCTCCTGGTCTGTCCATATTTACTCTGAGTGCTCAAGATGATGACTGGAACCAGAACGCTCGTATTTCGTATCTTCTTGATGAAGCTACAGTGGGTGGATCCCCTGTTTCTTCTTTTATATCAGTGAATGCTGACAGTGGAGTGGTACACGCACTGCGCGGTTTTGActatgaacaaatgaaaagtgttCGTGTCTGTGTGAAAGCACAAGATGGAGGCTCTCCACCCCTAAGCACTAATGTGACTTTGGACATTATAATCCAAGATCAGAATGACAACGCTCCTCAGGTTCTGTATCCAGTACAGACTGGAGGTTCAGTGGTGGCTGAGATTGTGCCTCGTGCTGCAGATGTTGGATATCTCGTCACTAAAGTGGTGGCTGTTGATGTGGACTCTGGACAGAATGCCTGGCTCTCCTATAAACTACAGAAAGCTACAGACAGAGCGCTGTTTGAAGTAGGTTTACAGAATGGAGAAATAAGAACTGTGCGACAAGTGACTGATAAAGATGCTGTCAAACAGAAACTCACTGTTGTTGTGGAGGATAACGGACAGCCCTCTCGCTCAGCTGTGGTCTCCATTAACGTGGCTGTGGCTGACAGCTTTCCTGAAGTGTTGTCAGAGTTCACAGACTTTACGCATGAAAAACAATATAACGACAACCTGACTTTTTATTTAGTCCTCGCACTGGCCGCTGTTTCTTTCCTATTTATCACTTGTGTGGTTGTGATAATATCAGTAAAGATCTACAGATGGAGACAATCTCGCTTCCTCTATCAGTCCAATCTGCCTGTTATTCCGTACTATCCACCGCATTACGCAGACACAGGAGTCACTGGAACTCTGCCGCACGGGTATAATTATGAAGTGTGCATGACGACTGACTCGAGGAAGAGTGACTGTAAGTTTTCTACACTCGGTGGACAGAATGTTTTAGTGGTGGACCCGAGTTTCACTGAGACGATGCAGCGCGCAATGAAGGAAAAGAACTTTATGGAAGAAAACAGTCTTTCTGAATTGGTAAGATGACGTCCTTTTTAAACGCTTTTCTTTTATGTTCTCTAATGGTGTATTTGATGGCTAAACAGTAGGCCATTCGTTTAAGATGGCTCGGACAGTTTTCAGAACCACTTACTGGACAGCGCTAAACGCAGTAATTACCTAGTTGTTTACCTTCTTTAGAGTTCAGTCAAATAATTTTGCAagacattatattattattattattattattatttatttatttatttatttatttaatagcattttatacgggttttttttatatatatattcaatgcCACTTACTAATTAAATGCACTGCAGGAATTGaaactatttaaatttttgacACCTGATGTTGAAGCGTTAATGTTTTAGAGATCTAACAGacaaatattttagtttattggTTTGTTTACCGGACTTTTAGTTTGACAACTCACTGGTGTCCTGCTCTTATGTGATTGAAACATAAACAAATTAAGGCAATTCTAAGTTAAGGCTCGTAGGGTCGCTGTTGATCAACACAGCGCAGTCGCTCTATATTTCTCAGACCTACCCTCAAAACCCAGTGATGTCAGAGAACAGTGAACGGAAGCCTGATGACTCGAAACATTAATTTTATCGGATGTTCTGTAAATAGAGATCCTCATTGTACAGTAGATTTCATGCTGGGTCTTATTTTCACATGTAAcgtctttattttgtatttaaactgATCGATCTTAAGGATCTGCATAACAAAGGGGAAAAATGGCAAGGTCTGCAATGTGGCAGGCTGCTGCGTTTTTTATGATTCTGTTTCGATGCTCGGTGAGAGGGCAGATCAGCTACTCCATTCCAGAAGAAATGGCAAAAGGGTCGATCGTCGGAAATATTTCCCAAGGTTTGGGTTTGGATTTAAAAAGACTGAGATCAGGGAAAGCGCGCATATTTGCTGGAGACAACACCGAATTCGTCGGATTAAATATCGAGAGGGGGATTCTTCTCACCGAGGAGAAAATAGACCGCGAGGCTCTTTGTGCTAAAACGACTCCTTGCGCTTTACATCTTCAGCTGATTTTGGAAAATCCTATGGAATGGTATGATGTCACGGTGGAAATCACTGATATAAATGATAACTCTCCGACTTTTCCAAAAGGTGAGATTACATTTGAAATAAGCGAGTCGGCTGTAATCGGAGCAAGattcatgttggaaaatgcgaTTGATCTGGATGTTGGATCTAACTGTCACCTAAGCTATTCACTTAAACCGACAGATAATTTTGTATTAAGTTTGCAAAGTCAAACGGATGGCGACAGAAACATGGAGATGGTGTTACAAAAGGCTCTAGACCGTGAAAACAAAGAACAGTTATCTTTGTTGTTAACAGCAATGGATGGAGGAGAGCCTCAGTTGACCAGTACTGTGCGGATACATGTTACAGTGCTAGATAATAACGACAATCCCCCTGTGTTCAATCACAGAGTGTACAAAGCCACTattgctgaaaatacagctaaAGACACTGTTATCACGTCTGTCAGTGCTACTGATGCAGATGAAGGTTCGAATGCGATTATAACGTATTACATGTCGGGCACTGGAgatgtaaatgatttattcatggtTGATGCAAGAAGCGGGGAAATATCCTTAAAAGGTACAGCTGACTTTGAAAAGGCAAGTCGTTATCAAATTAACATACAAGCACGTGACCAAGGAGGACTGTCTGATTCATGTAAAGTTATAATTGATCTCACGGATATAAACGATAACATACCAATGATAAGCATCGTATCTATGTTAAATTCAATATCCGAAGAGTCTAGACCTGGCATTGTTGTTGCaatgttaaatgtaaatgatcTTGACTCTGGATTGAATGGTCAGGTTCATTGCTACATAAATGACAATATTCCATTTGCTATTGCATCTTCCAGCAGTTTCTTCAGCTTGCAAACAGATCAGGAactggacagagagagagagtctgagTACAATATCAGTGTAATATGTACTGATGAGGGAGTGCCCGCGCTCtccagcagtgtctctctccgTGTACAGATATCAGATGTGAATGACAATGCTCCTGTCTTTGAGAAAACTAACTATGAGGCCTGTGTGCTGGAGAATAACACACCTGGTCTCTCTATATTTTCAGTTAAAGCCAGTGATGCTGATTGGAATCAGAATGCTCGCGTTTCTTATATTCTAGAAGACAGCACTGTTAATGGAGTCTCTGTCTCATCATATGTGTCAGTGCAACCTGACAGCGGACTGATTACAGCTATGCGCTCTTTTGACTATGAGACACTGAAACATTTCCACTTCCGGGTAAAAGCGCAAGATGGAGGCTCTCCTCCACTCAGTAGTAACGTGACAGTGAAAATTACTATTCAAGATCAGAATGACAACGCTCCTCAAGTTCTGTATCCAGTACAGACTGGAGGTTCAGTGGTGGCTGAGATTGTGCCTCGTGCTGCAGATGTTGGATATCTCGTCACTAAAGTGGTGGCTGTTGATGTGGACTCTGGACAGAATGCCTGGCTCTCCTATAAACTACAGAAAGCTACAGACAGAGCGCTGTTTGAAGTGGGTTTACAGAATGGAGAAATAAGAACTGTGCGACAAGTGACCGATAAAGATGCTGTCAAACAGAAACTCACTGTTGTTGTGGAGGATAACGGACAGCCCTCTCGCTCAGCTGTGGTCTCCATTAACGTGGCTGTTGCTGACAGCTTTCCTGAAGTGTTGTCAGAGTTCACAGACTTTACGcatgaaaaacaatataatGACAACTTGACTTTTTATTTAGTCCTCGCACTGGCCGCTGTTTCTTTCCTATTTATCACTTGTGTGGTTGTGATAATATCAGTAAAGATCTACAGATGGAGACAATCTCGCTTCCTCTATCAGTCCAATCTGCCTGTTATTCCGTACTATCCACCGCATTACGCAGACACAGGAGTCACTGGAACTCTGCCGCACGGGTATAATTATGAAGTGTGCATGACGACTGACTCGAGAAAGAGTGACTGTAAGTTTTCTACACTCGGTGGACAGAATGTTTTAGTGGTGGACCCGAGTTTCACTGAGACGATGCAGCATACAATCAAGAAAAATAACTCCATTGATGGTCTCGCGTCTACAGAATCGGTAAGAAAGTTTTGGTTTGACAATTattggggtttttttgtttttgtttcaactgaaaaatgaatacaaagcTAACCAAGTAGaccataaacaaataaatatgctAAGAACACTAAAAGAAAATGCAAGGTTTCTAAAATGAATAACCTGAATGCAAGTGAAATCAGTAATCAGTAACTGAATCTCTCAAATACCTGCATACTATTGACTATCGAACTCAATATGACCTATATTCATCCGCATTGTCTATTATgagaatataaatattgaataaaaacaatatgaTCACCCTACAAGTGCATATACGATTAATATTTACACGTCTGTGTTATAGAAGTAAAACAAAACTTACATTCTCACCATCGTAATGCCCCATAATCTGCACCTCTAAACCTGAACGTGAACAGATACGAAAACCTACGAATGAGATCGTAagaatttatattaatttgctACCAATTCTCAAAAAAGTACAACAGATATTGGCATGAGACTGTGTTGGTTTTCTCTAATTCTATTACCAGTATCTCATCCTTATACAAAGGTTTCCACACGGTGAAAACAAAGCTCTTTGTGTTCATTGCTTGCCGTTCCTTACTGCCAGGCAATTTTCTGAGACTGTATCAAACAATAGGCAAGAAGACTGTTTAACTGCCATGGGTGCTGATATAATCATATGCTTGTTTGACAATGAACTGGTAAACTCGTCTATAGTTGTTTTGGTGTGCATGACAACTGATTCGAGAAAGTATGGCTGTGCATATGTTAACTTTGTGGAACATAGAGATTAGAAAGAGTTTTCATGTTTTCACGTGACTGATATTATGTATTGTAGTaaatagaaagaaaaataatataaaaattaccaACAGCGTGTTATTTTTTATGCAGTCTATATGTACATTACATGTTAAGATTTGGTCGAGTGAATTATCGGGGGGAAAAAAACGCAAGGGAAGTTTGACACCATTCAGCACCACTTATGCCGAACAGCGCCTTGTTGGATGAGGGGCTAGAGGACTATGGTCTTCTTTGCATTGTGCTTAGCGCAAGTACtataattttacttaaattcTGACTGTTACAAATTTCACTTATACTGTAAGGAATAATTTGCCCATCCAACCtgcataatatatttttatttaattagtaATGGTACTGGAACAAACAAAGTAGGCTATGGcattctacactctaaaaaatgctgggttaaaaacaacccaatttgggatgaaaatggacaaatccagcaactaggctgttttaacccagcagttgggttaaatgtttgccctgTGTGCTGGTCAGTTTTATGTAacacaactattgtttaaaaattactgcatTGCTTGcgtaaaatgaacccaaaatatgttcgaaattagcatttattaatctgttaaattaataataattaaaaaataaacatttattaatttgcttattaataaatgttcacgttttggttattattgttgcctttagtaattgtgtgtctgatttttaatttccaacctattttgggttcattttaagccagccatatagtcatttttaaacaatagtagggttaaataaaactgcccagcacattgggcaaacatttaacccaacctctAGGTTAAAActacccagtcgctgggtttcTCCATTTTcagcccaacttgggttgtttttaaccctgcATTTCTAGTGTATATATGATATTAACTGGTTTTATTTGCAGTGTGATAAAGGCCTAGAAAATAACATTCGTTGATAAAATGCATCTTAGGTGTAGGTTTATAACTTTGATatgcagttccttatttacaCTCAGAGGGCCGCTGTTCGTCGACAAACAGCTGAGAAACAATATTTCACAGACCCACCCCCAGCATCACATTATTTCACGGAGGAAAAAAAGGCAGTATATAACGGCCCCCTCAAATTCTTTTTCTACACGATGCTTCTATTCATCTCTCGTCGTCGTGTACGGAGTTAATGTCTACATTTGgaatttcatatatttaaagtACACACGGATTgattgttgtgtgtttttttttttttttttttttaaccaactgTGCAGTTGAGACAATGCCTGATGCAATGATACGGCACTTGGTGCTGTTTTTGAGTCTTCTGATTCACATAGCGCGAGGACAGGTCAGTTACTCCATTCCAGAAGAAATGGCAAAAGGATCCATGGTGGGAAATATTGCGCAGGATTTGGGCTTGGATTTACAACGTTTAAAGTCAGGAAAAGCGCGGCTATTTACAAGAGACAACACGGAATACATCGAACTGAACAGAAACACAGGATGGCTGCTTATCAGAGAGAAAATGGATCGCGAGTCTCTTTGTGCAAAAACAACTCCGTGCGCTTTGCATCTTCAAATGATTTTGGACAACCCGATGGAATTATACACGATTACAATCCAAATTACAGATATAAATGATAACGCTCCAAGTTTTCAGAAAAAGGACTTTAAATTTGAGATCAGCGAATTGGCGGTGGCGGGAGCTGGTTTTATGCTCGGGAGAGCTTTTGATCCGGATGTAGGAACAAATGGTCTGCAGAGTTACTCGCTTAAACCGACTGATAAATTTCGGCTTGAATTGCACAATCAAGCAGATGGTAGTAAAAATGTCGAGATGATTTTACAAAAACCCCTTGATAGAGAAACGCAAAGCTCGTTTACATTGTTGTTAGAAGCGTTTGATGGAGGCGATCCAGTGCTCTCTGGCACTGTACAGATACATATTACTGTGTTAGATATTAATGATAATGCTCCTGCTTTTACACAAAAAGAATATAAAACCACCATTACAGAAAACGCACCAAAGGGTACTATATTAACCGTCGTGAGCGCGTCTGATGCAGACGAAGGGTCGAACAGTGTAGTGACGTACTACATATCTGACACAATGGACAGTAATGTGGCCGACATGTTTCTTGTTAACGAAAAAACTGGTGAAGTAATATTAAATGGTCATGTTGACTATGAAAAAGTGAGCCATTATGAGCTTAATATTCAGGCAAAAGATCAAGGAGGACTCTCTAACGCATGCAAAGTAATTATCGATGTGCTGGATATAAATGATAATTCACCT
This genomic stretch from Megalobrama amblycephala isolate DHTTF-2021 linkage group LG2, ASM1881202v1, whole genome shotgun sequence harbors:
- the LOC125259562 gene encoding protocadherin beta-3-like isoform X4 — encoded protein: MFKMCVITMCRRIHCDQSRGQQLDRVFLWRVLFIMAVYSISNINAQIRYSVPEEMKKGSLIGNIAHDLGLDVQRLRAGRARIVSGDSTEYVELKTDKGILVVKERIDREQLCAETTPCSFTFEIILDNPMELHHVTVEILDVNDHSPTFAKDEINLEISESAAPGARFLLGGADDPDVGLNALQHYIMSSNDKFILKEQSRPDGVKYAEMVLQKPLDREQHPRLSLILTAVDGGNPQRSGNMKIEVTVLDANDNAPVFNQSVYRATVKENSPKETYITIVNASDADSGANSLISYSFANFKGNINDIFKIDENTGVITLTGMLDYEKAKKYEIDIEAKDQGGLGNSAKVIVDLIDVNDNAPVISVMSFSSPVTEDAPLGTTIAIFSVKDADAGDNGQVVSTINKNIPFKLQSSLRNYYTLVTDAALDRERVADYNITITATDSGSPELSNQKTLKLKISDVNDNPPRFQKSVYTAYVTENNSPGLSIFTLSAQDDDWNQNARISYLLDEATVGGSPVSSFISVNADSGVVHALRGFDYEQMKSVRVCVKAQDGGSPPLSTNVTLDIIIQDQNDNAPQVLYPVQTGGSVVAEIVPRAADVGYLVTKVVAVDVDSGQNAWLSYKLQKATDRALFEVGLQNGEIRTVRQVTDKDAVKQKLTVVVEDNGQPSRSAVVSINVAVADSFPEVLSEFTDFTHEKQYNDNLTFYLVLALAAVSFLFITCVVVIISVKIYRWRQSRFLYQSNLPVIPYYPPHYADTGVTGTLPHGYNYEVCMTTDSRKSDCKFSTLGGQNVLVVDPSFTETMQRAMKEKNFMEENSLSELQKPPNSDWRFPPNQRPGPSGTHRFHTLQQRWTPYEKSRAGVRPDEAGAGAGVIAGTGPWPNPPTEAEQLQALMAAANEVSEATATLGPRYNPQYGPDYRQNVYIPGSTATLTANPQQQVPQQALPPPQALPPAEVPKAAQTPASKKKPTKKDKK
- the LOC125259562 gene encoding protocadherin gamma-A6-like isoform X17, with protein sequence MFKMCVITMCRRIHCDQSRGQQLDRVFLWRVLFIMAVYSISNINAQIRYSVPEEMKKGSLIGNIAHDLGLDVQRLRAGRARIVSGDSTEYVELKTDKGILVVKERIDREQLCAETTPCSFTFEIILDNPMELHHVTVEILDVNDHSPTFAKDEINLEISESAAPGARFLLGGADDPDVGLNALQHYIMSSNDKFILKEQSRPDGVKYAEMVLQKPLDREQHPRLSLILTAVDGGNPQRSGNMKIEVTVLDANDNAPVFNQSVYRATVKENSPKETYITIVNASDADSGANSLISYSFANFKGNINDIFKIDENTGVITLTGMLDYEKAKKYEIDIEAKDQGGLGNSAKVIVDLIDVNDNAPVISVMSFSSPVTEDAPLGTTIAIFSVKDADAGDNGQVVSTINKNIPFKLQSSLRNYYTLVTDAALDRERVADYNITITATDSGSPELSNQKTLKLKISDVNDNPPRFQKSVYTAYVTENNSPGLSIFTLSAQDDDWNQNARISYLLDEATVGGSPVSSFISVNADSGVVHALRGFDYEQMKSVRVCVKAQDGGSPPLSTNVTLDIIIQDQNDNAPQVLYPVQTGGSVVAEIVPRAADVGYLVTKVVAVDVDSGQNAWLSYKLQKATDRALFEVGLQNGEIRTVRQVTDKDAVKQKLTVVVEDNGQPSRSAVVSINVAVADSFPEVLSEFTDFTHEKQYNDNLTFYLVLALAAVSFLFITCVVVIISVKIYRWRQSRFLYQSNLPVIPYYPPHYADTGVTGTLPHGYNYEVCMTTDSRKSDCKFSTLGGQNVLVVDPSFTETMQRAMKEKNFMEENSLSELQKPPNSDWRFPPNQRPGPSGAGVRPDEAGAGAGVIAGTGPWPNPPTEAEQLQALMAAANEVSEATATLGPRYNPQYGPDYRQNVYIPGSTATLTANPQQQVPQQALPPPQALPPAEVPKAAQTPASKKKPTKKDKK
- the LOC125259562 gene encoding protocadherin beta-16-like isoform X25, producing the protein MARSAMWQAAAFFMILFRCSVRGQISYSIPEEMAKGSIVGNISQGLGLDLKRLRSGKARIFAGDNTEFVGLNIERGILLTEEKIDREALCAKTTPCALHLQLILENPMEWYDVTVEITDINDNSPTFPKGEITFEISESAVIGARFMLENAIDLDVGSNCHLSYSLKPTDNFVLSLQSQTDGDRNMEMVLQKALDRENKEQLSLLLTAMDGGEPQLTSTVRIHVTVLDNNDNPPVFNHRVYKATIAENTAKDTVITSVSATDADEGSNAIITYYMSGTGDVNDLFMVDARSGEISLKGTADFEKASRYQINIQARDQGGLSDSCKVIIDLTDINDNIPMISIVSMLNSISEESRPGIVVAMLNVNDLDSGLNGQVHCYINDNIPFAIASSSSFFSLQTDQELDRERESEYNISVICTDEGVPALSSSVSLRVQISDVNDNAPVFEKTNYEACVLENNTPGLSIFSVKASDADWNQNARVSYILEDSTVNGVSVSSYVSVQPDSGLITAMRSFDYETLKHFHFRVKAQDGGSPPLSSNVTVKITIQDQNDNAPQVLYPVQTGGSVVAEIVPRAADVGYLVTKVVAVDVDSGQNAWLSYKLQKATDRALFEVGLQNGEIRTVRQVTDKDAVKQKLTVVVEDNGQPSRSAVVSINVAVADSFPEVLSEFTDFTHEKQYNDNLTFYLVLALAAVSFLFITCVVVIISVKIYRWRQSRFLYQSNLPVIPYYPPHYADTGVTGTLPHGYNYEVCMTTDSRKSDCKFSTLGGQNVLVVDPSFTETMQHTIKKNNSIDGLASTESQKPPNSDWRFPPNQRPGPSGTHRFHTLQQRWTPYEKSRAGVRPDEAGAGAGVIAGTGPWPNPPTEAEQLQALMAAANEVSEATATLGPRYNPQYGPDYRQNVYIPGSTATLTANPQQQVPQQALPPPQALPPAEVPKAAQTPASKKKPTKKDKK
- the LOC125259562 gene encoding protocadherin beta-16-like isoform X36; translation: MARSAMWQAAAFFMILFRCSVRGQISYSIPEEMAKGSIVGNISQGLGLDLKRLRSGKARIFAGDNTEFVGLNIERGILLTEEKIDREALCAKTTPCALHLQLILENPMEWYDVTVEITDINDNSPTFPKGEITFEISESAVIGARFMLENAIDLDVGSNCHLSYSLKPTDNFVLSLQSQTDGDRNMEMVLQKALDRENKEQLSLLLTAMDGGEPQLTSTVRIHVTVLDNNDNPPVFNHRVYKATIAENTAKDTVITSVSATDADEGSNAIITYYMSGTGDVNDLFMVDARSGEISLKGTADFEKASRYQINIQARDQGGLSDSCKVIIDLTDINDNIPMISIVSMLNSISEESRPGIVVAMLNVNDLDSGLNGQVHCYINDNIPFAIASSSSFFSLQTDQELDRERESEYNISVICTDEGVPALSSSVSLRVQISDVNDNAPVFEKTNYEACVLENNTPGLSIFSVKASDADWNQNARVSYILEDSTVNGVSVSSYVSVQPDSGLITAMRSFDYETLKHFHFRVKAQDGGSPPLSSNVTVKITIQDQNDNAPQVLYPVQTGGSVVAEIVPRAADVGYLVTKVVAVDVDSGQNAWLSYKLQKATDRALFEVGLQNGEIRTVRQVTDKDAVKQKLTVVVEDNGQPSRSAVVSINVAVADSFPEVLSEFTDFTHEKQYNDNLTFYLVLALAAVSFLFITCVVVIISVKIYRWRQSRFLYQSNLPVIPYYPPHYADTGVTGTLPHGYNYEVCMTTDSRKSDCKFSTLGGQNVLVVDPSFTETMQHTIKKNNSIDGLASTESQKPPNSDWRFPPNQRPGPSGAGVRPDEAGAGAGVIAGTGPWPNPPTEAEQLQALMAAANEVSEATATLGPRYNPQYGPDYRQNVYIPGSTATLTANPQQQVPQQALPPPQALPPAEVPKAAQTPASKKKPTKKDKK